A stretch of DNA from Excalfactoria chinensis isolate bCotChi1 chromosome 6, bCotChi1.hap2, whole genome shotgun sequence:
TCAGGAAGCTAAATTACAAGCATATGATATAAAATATACactagtttaaaaaacaaaacaaaacttctaaAATGAGGTACAATGAAACTGAGCAGTTTCTGTTTATGTGCAAGCCTATATTCATTCTAGAAAAAACTAGCAGCAATTCTgctctttaaaagaaatcagcTTTCACCAACTGCAGCTAATTCACTGTCTTCAATATGAAGGACCTTTCCTATATTATACACTTTTCAAAAGTTATCTCTGACTCTGCAATAGGGAGCAGGATACTTAACCATTAGGTGCTGTAAGACTAGATCAGGCAATGAGTGAAATCACCTAATGCTGCCACAGACTAAGACATTTACAAACCACTCAGTGTAGTCTATACACTAACCTTGGCTTCAGCATTTACTTTTGGCATGTACAgtgactttgtttttttaaaggcacatttttcttttaacgTTAGAAGGTAACCATCAGCCTGACAAGTGAGTAGAATGATGAAGGCAGAATTCCAGGTTAGATTTGATCTTAATGCAAGATATCCATTATTCCCGAAGCCAATGAGGTCAGAGATGCCTTCCCAAGTCACTTCCACCACTCACTTTGCAtcattttctgtattcttctttttaatttcataaacTTCTCCTTTATTTAGAAAGCCAGCTTTGAAGACATCATCAACACACTGTCCATCTCCAAGTTAGGCAGCACATCTTacctcttccccttctcctacTTATCCATTATCCTCTCTAAATTTCCTAACCTTTATTGAAGCCACAAATCTAAGCCATGCAGTCTTAACCTGCTGCTGCTACAAGCACATAGGTCATTGCAAGCCTTAGTCCTGAGAGCactgcctcagctctgctgcgCTAACAGGCACAAAATGGACTTTGATGTTCTGCTCCTGTGACAgttctgtgcacacacactcacacacttACAGTTGCTACAGCTTGCTAAGACACTGTCACCTTCAACAGTCTCCTGCCTAATGACTCAGGAGAGacaacagcagaaagcacacaGCATATACTTAAGATACAGACATGCTATTTCTAGTAGGTGGTATACACACGGGTTTTATctcatttgtctttctttccaagGATAAGTTTTGGCTAAGAACTTCAGGAACATAATATGGCTTAACGAGACTGCTGAGTTTGGAGTTGTAAAGGCAGCCACACCTGCCGGGTGGTTTTGTTGTATAGTTCTGTGAACCAGAAAGCTAACACTGGTTTGTTGTCAAGTGGAAGAATATTTCCAAGCTAGTGTCTATCACCAATATGGTGATGAATTTTCAATCCCACCTGAGCTCTGCCACTGGGGGAAGAGGCCACTGGACAGCCTTGGGCTGCCGAGCTGATCAGGCTCTCTCTCTTGCCCTTTCCTTGGAGTTGGAACATCAAAACAGTCTTTCGTGGCAGATGGTATCCGAACACCATCAGATTTCCACTCTGCATGAAGAATCTTGTAATTCTGCCCCTCATTATTGTCCCAGAAGGTACGGTCTCCGCTTTGGTAGGAAATGCAGAACTCTATTTTCTCTTGAGAAGGAATGGCAGGAGGCAAGTCAATAGTAAACGAGAAGGTATCATTTTCAGAATCACCATAAACATTGTTCATGTATACACACTCAATGTCCGTGTAAGTCTTCCACGTATCAAAGGTGATTCGAACCTGAACCTTCTTCTCAAAGCTCACATTTTTTACTTTCACAGTGCCTGACAGCACCTTCTCTTGTAGGCTGCAGTTCTCCAGACAGACCAAGTTCTTCTGCAGGCGGctcctgaagtccaggtagTCAGCTGAGGGACGAGGGAAATCCAGAATCAAGTTTTTCTCCTCGTGAAGCTTCAGGTTAGACGTTATGTTTTCAAGACTTATAAGATCAAACTGGAGATCCCAGCCAGGGTGCTCCTGGAACTCTGAGAAGGTGTGTATTGCCGTCAGGGAGAGCCCCTTTGAGTCTGCAAACACAACTCGCTTTTTGGCTCGGGCTGCTGAGTGGTTCCAGTCACTCTTCTGTGCCTCAGAGTCACGTTTCACATGGAGACACGGTCTGAGAGGTTTGAATTTGTTCACAAAGTTATTTCTCTGGCAGCCCTCAAGGGGGCTGAGGAAGCTATTCAGCGGAGGTGAATGAGCTAAGCAGATTCTCATGGCCACATCCACAGGCATGATGGAATTTGGCAAAGGTCTCGGATCTAAGATCTGAATCATTctgaaaggagcagaaagaCAGCATATTATTATTTGATACATTGGGGAAAAGCTTGTTAAGAATGCATATGTGCTTCATCTgctgtcttaattattcacaaccTGCTCCTTGCACAGCTTTAAATAATGCAGCCTAAATTAATATTGACAGTTCAAGAGAGGAAACAGAATGAACGTACTGTCATTTCTTTACTATTCTGCAGTCTTTCAATACGAATGTAATTTGCTTTTTCCAAACCTCTGAAACACGGATTTTAGAAACAGCTAATTAAGCACATCTTCCTGAAACTGCACAAAAGAACATCCTAATGTACCAGTACAAACAGATCCACCTGCAGTGAAAGTGCTCATCCTCTTCAATTTCTTTCAGAGACTGTCAGAGCTGAGACTTTCAGAGCTGAGTCTTAAAATTCTAATAGGCTGGATCAGCTGCTACACCTGAGCAGACAGCATTAGATTAATCAAGTTACCGATCCCATCAAAGCATCAGCTAGGATACTACGTACCACATTGCCCTAGAACTCTGAGAAATCAGATGTGCATTTGTTAGGCAATTTGGCTTTGGTTAAATCAGGTATGAGCTATTAACCCAGGTCTAGTTAAGAAAGCTGGTTTGCACTGTGAACACTGCTGAGTAAGTGTTATATCCCCCGAAGTCCATGCCTAATGCAAGCATTTGATAAGAATGCTACAGCTTTCTCTGTTAAGATTTGTTCCTAAACCTGACTCTCTGACAATGAAAACCACGattattttacaaaatgctCTCAGAAATATGATTGGGGTTTTGGATGGTCCTACAAGGAGCTTGCGGTTGGACTCTGCAGTCCTTGCAGTTCACTTCCAATGTGATGTACtccgtgattctatgactctaaaaTCATGGTCGGTTAGCAGTATTTGCAGAAGGGGCTCCTACTGCAGTGCATCTCTTCTGGTAAAGATCCAATCCTTGCTGGAAATATGGATTTCTGTTGAGTCATGGGAAGAAAGAGCACTTGCTTTGTCACTTAAATAAATGGCATTCTCCTTCCCAGTGTTCTCGCTGGTATTCCAGAGCACTGCCAAAAAAGCAGAATCTGCACTgacctcttcattcttcttgccttttttttttttttcccccttcttaaACCATGGCAGCATTTACCATAATAGGCAGTGGAATACCAGGATCAAATTTATCAAgttttgtttggctttcagCAGAATCAGGATTGTATTCTCTCCAGTTTCCATGACCAGCTCCATAGGCTGCTGCTCATAACCTTatacaacattaaaaacaaaacaaaaacaaagggcTACGCTGCTAGGAGAGGCAAAAAATCTGCCAGCAAAAGATGATGGAGTTCAGCAGCATTCACGAGGCACTATGCAAGTGCTAAATGCTTCTACCAGCCTGATAAAAATCAAAGGAGCACAGTGCAAGTTTTGAGGTTACATTCCCCAAAAGGATGAAGATCGATTTtattcccccctccccttttacTTACTTCCTTCTGCGG
This window harbors:
- the PPP1R3C gene encoding protein phosphatase 1 regulatory subunit 3C, whose amino-acid sequence is MIQILDPRPLPNSIMPVDVAMRICLAHSPPLNSFLSPLEGCQRNNFVNKFKPLRPCLHVKRDSEAQKSDWNHSAARAKKRVVFADSKGLSLTAIHTFSEFQEHPGWDLQFDLISLENITSNLKLHEEKNLILDFPRPSADYLDFRSRLQKNLVCLENCSLQEKVLSGTVKVKNVSFEKKVQVRITFDTWKTYTDIECVYMNNVYGDSENDTFSFTIDLPPAIPSQEKIEFCISYQSGDRTFWDNNEGQNYKILHAEWKSDGVRIPSATKDCFDVPTPRKGQEREPDQLGSPRLSSGLFPQWQSSGGIENSSPYW